A genomic window from Nicotiana sylvestris chromosome 11, ASM39365v2, whole genome shotgun sequence includes:
- the LOC104245402 gene encoding short-chain dehydrogenase/reductase 2b-like, giving the protein MAPIAFGATKIHSTRYFSLPNTCSTCGTSFNPVSLVFFKKNLAIDPPNLFCNSLCSQKALPQKIFQSQRILAIAVNVEKAAPRYAVVTGANKGIGFETVKQLANSGVTVILTARNEKRGMEATSLLNKQGFSNVVFHQLDVQDAQSIESLAKFIQTQYGRLDILVNNAGASGVVVDEATLKALNIDPVDWLAGKAANVIQVVMKTTYDSAKLCLDTNYYGVKNVTEALLPLLQNSHSARIVNVSSLRSELKRVPNEERRKELGDIENLTEDKIEKILQKFLHDLKQDALEVNGWQIMLPAYSISKVSLNAYTRILARRYPKMCINCVHPGYVNTDINWHTGTMPVEEGAEGPVMLALLPAGGPTGCYFDHTVVAEF; this is encoded by the exons ATGGCTCCAATTGCATTTGGTGCTACCAAGATTCACTCCACCAGATATTTTTCGCTTCCTAATACTTGTAGTACTTGTGGCACTAGCTTTAACCCCGTTTCCCTAGTATTCTTCAAGAAGAACTTAGCAATTGATCCACCAAATTTGTTCTGTAACTCCCTTTGCAG TCAGAAGGCACTTCCTCAGAAGATCTTCCAATCTCAAAGGATATTAGCAATCGCAGTTAATGTAGAGAAAGCAGCTCCAAG GTATGCGGTGGTTACAGGAGCAAACAAGGGAATTGGCTTTGAGACTGTCAAGCAGCTCGCAAATTCAGGTGTGACGGTTATCTTAACAGCCAGAAACGAGAAGAGGGGAATGGAAGCAACATCTTTGCttaataaacaaggtttttcaaATGTTGTTTTCCATCAGCTTGATGTTCAAGATGCTCAGAGCATTGAGTCCTTGGCAAAGTTTATACAAACACAATATGGGAGGCTTGATATTCTG GTAAATAACGCTGGAGCTTCTGGAGTTGTAGTCGATGAAGCTACCCTAAAGGCCTTGAACATAGATCCTGTAGACTGG TTAGCAGGGAAAGCTGCCAATGTGATTCAAGTTGTGATGAAAACAACCTATGACAGTGCCAAATTATGCTTGGATACTAATTACTATGGTGTCAAGAATGTTACTGAAGCTCTTCTTCCACTGCTACAAAATTCCCATTCAGCGAGGATTGTTAATGTCTCCTCCCTTAGAAGTGAACTTAAG CGAGTTCCAAACGAGGAGAGGAGGAAGGAACTTGGAGATATTGAAAACTTGACAGAAGATAAAATTGAAAAGATTCTGCAGAAATTTTTGCATGATCTGAAACAAGATGCTCTAGAAGTAAACGGGTGGCAGATAATGCTACCAGCATATAGCATATCGAAAGTGTCTCTTAATGCTTACACCAGAATTCTTGCAAGAAGGTATCCGAAAATGTGTATCAATTGTGTCCATCCTGGATATGTAAACACGGATATAAACTGGCATACGGGAACAATGCCCGTAGAAGAAGGAGCTGAAGGCCCTGTTATGCTAGCTCTTTTGCCAGCTGGAGGACCTACTGGTTGCTACTTTGATCATACTGTAGTAGCCGAGTTTTAG